The DNA region CTTCCGTCCGGGATAATCGTTAGCCCAGTTCACACCGGTGCGTGATATTAGCGGCCACGTCCCGGAGAGGCCGCCGTCTATCCTTTCACGGTCGGGGTTGGTGATATCCGGCATCGCGCGGTAGGCGTTATGCACCGGCACGTTGAAGGGATACTCCCCCGGCCACCAGCTGCCGTCCTTCGTGATCACCTTGCGGAAATGGGGCAGAAAATCCTCGTATCCGGGAGGACGCCTCGTCAGCCGCAGCTCCGGCGGCAGCCCCTCGGGATACCTCTTTACCACCGCGACATAGGTGATATCCTGAATCACGCTCTCCTTGTCCACCTTCGGCGCGATGCTGTTGCCCACGCGGTAGCGCGCTCCTGTGAGGGGGATAAAGTCACCGGTCTCGGTGGCGTCGATAAAGACCTTCGCCGCTATCGTCGTCTTTTCGCCGCCGCTCTCGACGATGGCGGAGACGACCTTGTTTTTCTCCGTCTTGGCCTTCAGCACGCGCGACTCAAGAAAGAGAGATACCTTCCCGCTCTCCTTTATCATATCCGTAAGGATCTTCTGCCCGACCCAGGGTTCAAAGGCGATCGTGTCAGAGCCCCAGTAGCAGAGGTTCACGGGCGTATTCCGCTGCGCGTAATACTCGCGCACGCGCGTGATAAACTCGTTGTATATCCCCGTGCGCGTGCGGCGCACGTCGTCCATCGTCGAGACCGCGGCGCCCGTCATCTGGCCGCCGATCCAGTCCGATTCCTCTATAAGCGCGACATCCATCCCCATGCGCGCGGCCTGGATCGCCGCCGCCGAGCCGCCGGTCCCCGCTCCGATCACCGCGACGTCAAAGCGCAGAACATCGGCGGCAAAGGCATTATCCGATGCCATCGTCAAAAAAAATATTATTGAAGTTATCAAAAAGGTGAACACAGAAATTCCTCCAAGTTCTAGTAGCTTAGCCATAACTTTTTAATTATACTATGGTCGGCGGATTTATTACACACCTTTGCCTAAGGTAAAAAGGCTGAATATTATTTTGCACAGTTCAGCCAGGATGTATATATTTTTCGCCAATTCAGCGCACCGGCAAAAACATGCGGTTATAAGAAACGCATAGGACCGGCGGCTGCTTGGGAGGATGAACGATTTGCGCGTAATAGACTTAGGCTGGCCGATCGAGGACTCTATGCAGGTATTTCCGGGGGACATCTCCCCTGAGATCAAAGAGCTCATGAAAATTGAGGAGGAGGGGTGCCGCTCCAAAAAAATCACGATGTCCTCGCATACCGGCACACACATGGACGCACCGGCCCATATGCTCGCAGGCGGCGCATGCCTCGACGAACTGCCCGGCGAAACCTTTTTCGGCTTTGCGGTGATCGCCGACGTCAGCGGCTGCGCGGGACGCGAGATCGAAATATCCGACCTCGGCCTCACCAGGGAGGAGATGGCGGCGGCCGATTTTTTGCTGCTCCACACCGGCTATTGTGACAAGATGGGAGAGGACGGCTATCTTGAAGGATTCCCCGTACTCTCGCAGGCGGCGGCGCGCGCCCTCGCGGAACAGGAACTCAAAGGGATCGGCGTCGACGCGATATCGGTAGACCCCGTTAAAAGCGCGGAATGCCCCGTGCACAAGACAATTCTAGGAAACGGCATGGTCGTCCTGGAAAACCTGCGCGGACTGCGGCAGCTCCCCTTCAAAACCCCCTTCTGCCTCACGGCGCTGCCGCTGGCGCTCAAAGGTACCGACGGCGCGCCGGTGCGCGTCATGGCCGTGCTTGAAAAATAGCGTGCGGGAGGTTAATATGGATACGGTGATATACAAAGAACTCTGGAGGTGCGTACATTGAGAGACAACGATAAAAAACTGCTGAAAAAAAGACGGGGCTTTACCCTGATTGAGATCATGGTCGTCGTCGTCATCATCGGCCTGCTCTCCGCGCTCGTCGGGCCACGGCTCATGGGACAGAGTGACGAGGCGAAGCGCAAGACGACCCAGACACAGATCGCCCAGCTTGAACAGGTTCTCGGCCTCTACTACCTCGACAACGGCTTCTATCCGACCACCTCCCAGGGGCTGGAGGCTCTTGTAAAAGAACCCACGATGCCGCCAGAACCGCTGAACTACAAAAAAGGCGGCTACATGAAAAAGGTCCCGAAGGACGCCTGGGGGCGCGAATTTGTCTACACCGCCCCGGGAGAGCACGGCGACTTTGACATCCTCTCCTACGGCGCGGACGGGCAGGAGGGCGGCAGCGGCGCCAACGCTGACATCACGAATTGGGAATAAAGGGCGGCGCAGCGTCTGAAAGCTTCCCTGATTTTGTCCGGATGGCACATTAACGTGCGCCTCCGGCGAGAAGGATGTGGATATAATGAACAAACCGCAGCTCATACTTAAAGCGATCAAAGAAA from Cloacibacillus sp. includes:
- a CDS encoding cyclase family protein; its protein translation is MNDLRVIDLGWPIEDSMQVFPGDISPEIKELMKIEEEGCRSKKITMSSHTGTHMDAPAHMLAGGACLDELPGETFFGFAVIADVSGCAGREIEISDLGLTREEMAAADFLLLHTGYCDKMGEDGYLEGFPVLSQAAARALAEQELKGIGVDAISVDPVKSAECPVHKTILGNGMVVLENLRGLRQLPFKTPFCLTALPLALKGTDGAPVRVMAVLEK
- the gspG gene encoding type II secretion system major pseudopilin GspG → MRTLRDNDKKLLKKRRGFTLIEIMVVVVIIGLLSALVGPRLMGQSDEAKRKTTQTQIAQLEQVLGLYYLDNGFYPTTSQGLEALVKEPTMPPEPLNYKKGGYMKKVPKDAWGREFVYTAPGEHGDFDILSYGADGQEGGSGANADITNWE